In Geminocystis sp. NIES-3708, a single window of DNA contains:
- a CDS encoding CHAD domain-containing protein translates to MSAIIFKDNSVTLADYSYNAIAKQVKKILKYEKKILIEEDPENLHQLRVAMRRLRSILSVFNSALKIPSIINDTNISNIARFLGQQRDLDILKINLEDKFSQEILEIEHKFIQKIIADISKPSSQDTKEIKLILSTKNYQKLKQSLIKWLEKPEFKGIANIKIKSLLSCLLLPQISNFCLQSGWLIGTKINENQDIIVQENLTDEEINLLINKQRKILHTLRKQAKKTRYQLELFIDFYPEEYKKYLYLVEQVQEILGNIQDNICLENHLTEKLGKTWLTKLPTLHYLIMKDQSIKWQEWQKLQEKFLDNNYRNQLTSLIIAI, encoded by the coding sequence ATGTCTGCCATCATCTTCAAAGATAATTCTGTTACTCTTGCCGATTATAGTTATAATGCTATTGCAAAGCAAGTCAAGAAAATTCTTAAGTATGAAAAGAAAATATTAATAGAAGAAGATCCTGAAAACTTGCATCAATTAAGAGTTGCCATGAGGAGATTAAGAAGTATTTTAAGTGTTTTTAATTCTGCTTTAAAGATTCCTTCTATTATTAATGATACCAATATTAGTAATATTGCTAGATTTTTAGGACAACAAAGAGATTTAGATATTTTAAAAATCAATTTAGAAGATAAATTTAGTCAGGAAATATTAGAGATAGAACATAAATTTATCCAAAAAATTATCGCTGATATTAGTAAACCATCATCTCAAGATACTAAAGAAATTAAGTTAATTTTAAGTACAAAAAATTATCAAAAATTAAAACAATCTTTAATAAAATGGTTAGAAAAGCCTGAATTTAAAGGGATTGCCAACATAAAAATCAAATCATTATTATCCTGTTTGTTATTACCTCAAATTAGTAATTTTTGTTTACAATCTGGTTGGTTAATAGGAACAAAAATCAATGAAAATCAGGATATTATTGTCCAAGAAAACTTAACTGATGAAGAAATTAATTTATTAATCAATAAACAAAGAAAAATTTTACATACCTTAAGAAAACAAGCAAAAAAAACTCGCTATCAATTAGAGTTATTTATTGATTTTTATCCCGAAGAATATAAAAAATATTTGTATTTAGTAGAACAAGTACAAGAAATTTTAGGAAATATTCAAGATAATATTTGCTTAGAAAATCATTTAACAGAAAAACTAGGTAAAACATGGTTAACAAAATTACCAACTTTACATTATTTAATTATGAAAGATCAATCAATAAAATGGCAAGAATGGCAAAAATTACAGGAAAAATTTTTAGATAATAATTATCGTAATCAATTAACTTCTTTGATCATTGCAATCTGA
- a CDS encoding phosphoribulokinase, which produces MTQDRVVIIGVAGDSGCGKSTFLRRLEDLFGKEFMTVICLDDYHCLDRKGRKEAGVTALDPRANNFDLMAEQVKALKNGQAIDKPIYNHETGELDPPERIEPNKVIVIEGLHPLYDARVRELVDFSVYLDISEEVKINWKIQRDMAERGHSYDDVVASIMSRKPDFTAYIEPQKQYADIVIQVLPTQLIEEKEGKILRVRLIEKEGIEHFEPTYLFDEGSTIDWRPCGRKLTCAFPGLKMYYGPDNYMGNEVSILEIDGEFDNLEEIIYVESHLSRTGTKYYGEMTELLLKHRDYPGSNNGTGLFQVLVGLKMRETYEKLTGVVANTEEKEVATV; this is translated from the coding sequence ATGACTCAAGATAGAGTAGTTATTATTGGCGTTGCTGGAGACTCTGGTTGTGGAAAATCAACTTTCTTGCGCCGTTTAGAAGATTTATTTGGTAAAGAGTTTATGACGGTTATCTGTTTAGATGACTATCATTGTTTAGATCGTAAAGGTAGAAAAGAAGCTGGTGTAACCGCATTAGATCCTCGTGCCAATAATTTCGACTTAATGGCAGAACAAGTTAAAGCGTTAAAAAATGGTCAAGCTATTGATAAACCTATATATAATCATGAAACAGGAGAATTAGATCCTCCTGAAAGAATCGAACCTAATAAAGTAATTGTTATTGAAGGTTTACACCCTCTTTATGATGCAAGAGTTCGAGAATTAGTGGACTTCAGCGTCTATCTTGACATTAGCGAAGAAGTAAAAATTAACTGGAAAATTCAACGTGACATGGCAGAAAGAGGTCATAGTTATGATGATGTGGTTGCTTCGATCATGTCCAGAAAACCTGATTTTACTGCTTATATCGAACCTCAAAAACAATATGCAGACATCGTAATTCAAGTATTACCTACTCAATTAATTGAAGAAAAAGAAGGTAAAATTTTACGAGTTCGTCTCATTGAAAAAGAAGGTATTGAACACTTTGAACCTACTTACTTATTTGATGAAGGTTCAACTATTGATTGGCGCCCTTGTGGACGTAAACTTACTTGTGCATTCCCCGGTTTAAAAATGTACTATGGACCTGATAACTACATGGGTAATGAGGTTTCTATCCTTGAAATTGATGGTGAATTTGACAACCTAGAAGAAATTATCTATGTTGAAAGTCATTTAAGTCGTACTGGTACTAAGTATTATGGTGAAATGACTGAATTATTACTTAAACACAGAGATTATCCCGGCTCTAATAATGGTACTGGTTTATTCCAAGTTTTAGTGGGCTTAAAAATGCGTGAGACTTACGAAAAGTTAACGGGTGTAGTAGCAAATACCGAAGAAAAAGAAGTAGCAACTGTTTAA